The nucleotide sequence GAGGAAGCCGTCTACAGCGTCATCATCGAAAATTCCTTCACTAAGGAAGAAATACTTGAAACATATCTTAACATTATTTATTTCGGCGCGGGCGCTTACGGGATAAAAGACGCCGCCCGCCTTTATTTTAAAAAACGGCCGCAAGAACTTACCCTGGCGGAAAGCGCCATGCTGGCCGGCATCCCCGCCGCGCCTTCGCTTTATTCGCCGCTGAAGGACTTTAAGGCGGCCAAAAGGCGGCAAGCCGTGGTTCTTGAAACAATGGTCAAAAACGGTTTCGTCGGCCCACAAAAGGCAAAAGAACTGCTGGAGGAGAAACTCTTCTGAAAAATCCCCGAAGGAGGAGATGTTTTATGGACAAGTTGCTGGCCGGGGCGTTTATGCCGCATCCGCCCCTGATCATTCCGGAAGTGGGGGAGCGCCACCATGGGCAGGTCGCCGGGACAATCCGGGCGATGAAGGCGGCAAGCGAACGGCTGGTTGCCCTCAACCCGCGCACCGTCATTGTTGCCTCTCCGCACGGCGTCCATTTTAACGGCGCGCCCAGCATAGCCTTCGGCCGGCGCATGGAAGGCGGCATGGAGGATTTTAACGCGCCGGGCTGCCGATTGTCTTTTCCCATAAATCAGCGGCTGGCCGAAACAATATGCATAGCGGCGGAAAACGCCGGAATTTCCTTATATAAAGCCGGCAAGCCCGCGGAAGAAGCGTCCGTGCCGCCAATAGACTCCGGCGCGTTTGTGCCGCTTTATTATTTGCGCATGGCGGGCTTTGCCGGGGACATAGTGCATATCTGCCCCGGGTTCATAAGCCTTGAGGCGGCGCTGGCGCTGGGCGAGGCGATCGCCGGCGCGGCGGCGGGAAATGACGCCGTGCTGATCGGTTCGGGCGACCTTTCGCATTATTTGAAAGATTCGCCGCCTTACGGCCTGCGGCCGGAAGGCGCGGCCTTTGACGCGCTGGCGGTGGAAGCGATAAAAGAAAATGACCCCGGCAAATTGCTGGCGCTCGACAGGGAACTGATAGGCAGGGCCGGCGAATGC is from Acidaminococcales bacterium and encodes:
- the amrA gene encoding AmmeMemoRadiSam system protein A, with the translated sequence MDKLLAGAFMPHPPLIIPEVGERHHGQVAGTIRAMKAASERLVALNPRTVIVASPHGVHFNGAPSIAFGRRMEGGMEDFNAPGCRLSFPINQRLAETICIAAENAGISLYKAGKPAEEASVPPIDSGAFVPLYYLRMAGFAGDIVHICPGFISLEAALALGEAIAGAAAGNDAVLIGSGDLSHYLKDSPPYGLRPEGAAFDALAVEAIKENDPGKLLALDRELIGRAGECGLRSLLILLAAAKGLASNFYSYEDTFGVGYAVAVWERPSGIAPSVPARLARWSIENSFADGQKAAPAWADGLKERAGVFVSLKKAGALRGCIGTFLPQCLSVKEEILRNALSAAFSDPRFPPLSRDELPDLEISVDVLSPPEMVGSLSELDEKKYGVLVTDGARSGLLLPDLDGVNSVGEQLDIARQKAGIAPGAKVDVYRFTVRRYA